The Streptomyces sp. NBC_00459 DNA segment TCCACCTCCTCCCCGACGCCCTTGAACTGGCGATCGGTACGGCGGGCAGCGACGCGCTGCGACTGGGCGGCGGCGCAGCCGGGGGACCGGTGCTCGACCGTACGACGGGAGCGGTGCTGGGGGTGCTGGGCACCGCCCTGCTGCCGCAGCCGACGGGCGAGTCGGCAGAACCGGCCGGACACCGCGCGGCCGGCTTCGCGCTCCCGCTGCGCGACCGGCAGCCGGACGGACTCGGCCCCCTCGCGGACCTCCTCGCCCGTAACGCGGCGACGGTGCCCGCGTACGGCGCCGATCTCAATCTCGCGGGAGTCCTGGAACTGACGGCCACCTCGATGGGCTCGGACGGACCACCGGGCGCCCTGGCGGGCTTCGTCGGCCATACCTCGGGCGGCCTGGACGCAGGTGCGGTCGAGCCGGTCGAACGAGCCGAACTGGCAAGGGAGTTGAAGGCGTTCACCGCCGTACGCGACACCCCGGCCGTCGTCCTCGGACTGGTCGGGGCCCCGGGCAGCGGCCGTACGACGGAACTCGCGGCCCTCGCCGCCCGTCGCCACCGGGACACGGAACCGGCCCCCACCCTGTGGCTGCGCGGCGCGGACCTGCGCGACGAAGACACCTCGGTGGCGGACGCGACCCGCCGCGCACTGGACCGGGCGGCCCGCATCGTGGCCGCCTCTGGCACATACGGCGCCGACCTGGGCGACATCACCCCGGAACGCCTGGCCCGCCTCGCCCACGACAGCGACCGCCCCCTCCTGCTTCTCCTCGACGGCCCGGAGGAAATGCCTCCGCGCCTGGCCCACCGAGCCCCCGAGTGGACGCGGGCGACGGAGAAGTGGCTCCAGGAGACGAACGCCCGGCTGGTGATGGCCTGCCGCCCGGAGTACTGGGAACAGACGGGGATCCCCTCTCCAGCGGCGGCCGACACCGTTCAGCCCGTCCGGCGTTCGAGGACGAGCGCGTTCGGTGCGAAAGGGGGGTTCGGGGGCGCAGCGCCCGAGGACGGGACGGGTAAGGGCGGCGGGGGCGAAACAACCCCAGGCCCGCCGCACCCCCCGCACCACCTCCACCTCACCGACCTCACCGAAGCCGAAGCCCTCCGAGCCCAGGCCCGCTACGCCATCCCCCCGAACGCCCTCACTCCCGAGGACGCCCGCCACCCCCTCACCCTCCGCCTGCTCTCCGAGGTCCGCGCCGCCCTCCCCGACACCTTCCCCGAGACCGCCGCCACCCCCCGCCTCGACCGCCACGACGTCTTCACCGCCTACCTCGACCTGATGTGCCTGCGCATCGCCGTCCGCCTCGCCGCCGAGAACGGCCTGCGCGGCACCCCCGTGCGTCGCCTCGCCGCCAGGGTCTCCGGCCAGATCCACGAGGCCGCCCGTCGCAGTCTGGGCCCCGGACAGGGCGAGCTGGACCGCGCCTCCTTCGAGTCCGTCTTCCCCTGGGGCCCCGCACCGGCCCGCCTGGGCGGTGGCACGGGCTGGGCCTCCGCCGTCCTCACCGAGGGCCTCCTCGTCCCCGCCGGCACCGGCTACCGCTTCGCCCACGAGGAGCTCGCCGACTGGATCCAGGGCACGCACCTGGACCTCGACGAGGCGCTGCACGCCCTGGTCCACAGGCGCCGCCCCGAGAACGGCAGCGACACGGCCCCGGTCCCCGTGCCGCACCACCGCATCGGACCGGTGGTCCAGTCGCTGCTGCTCCTCGCCCGCCAGCACGGCGACCCCGAACTGGCGCACCGCCTCCGGGAGTTGGTGCACGCCCTGGACGCCGCAGCCGCCTCCCGCACGCCGGCCTCCGCCTGGTGGGCGACCCACCTCCTCACCGAAGTACTCCGCCACGTCCCCGACGCGACCCCGTACATCCATGTCCTGCGTCTCCTCGCCGACCACATCGCGGCCCGGCGCCGCCGGAACCGGACGGTGCCGCCGGAGTTGGGCCCCTCGTTCTGGACCGCGCTCCGTCTCCCCGAGGTCGCCCGCTTCGATCTGCTCCGCCGGCTCGTCGTCGGCGACGAACCTCGGGCCCGGTCCGACCAGCCCCGTTACCTGGACGCCGTGGCCCAGCTGCTCGCCGCCGACCCCGCCGCCGTACAACCGCTTCTCGCCCGCTGGTTCGACGACGACCGTCCGCTGCCCGCGACACCGGACGCGACCGTGGCGACCGCCGCCCAGGCGCTGCTCCACACCCACCGGCACCGGGCGCTGGACGACCTGATCGAAGTGCTCGTCGACAGTGCGCACCGGTGTGGGGACGAACTCCTCGCCGTGCTCGCCGAGGAGGAGCCGTCCGCCGTCTGCCGGGCCGTGGACCGGTGGGCGCACGACGAGCGGCCGGCCCGACGGGTCGCGGCAGTGGCGTACGGACCGCGGGCGGCCTCCCATGTGCGTACGGAGGCCGACCGCGACCTTCTGCGCTACGCGGCCCTGGCCCTGCTCGCCCGCCCCGCCGACTGCACCCTGCACGGTGGCGCGCTCGCGCTCCTCGTCCGCGATCCGCGTACCCGCGACCGCCATCTCCCGCAGGCGCTGCGGCACTTCACGGCCGGCGACCCGCAGCTGCCGCCGAGCGCCCTGGTGGCCGCCCTGACGACCCACCCGGAGCCGGTCCTCGACGCGTTCCGGGCCAGGCTGCTCGGGC contains these protein-coding regions:
- a CDS encoding trypsin-like peptidase domain-containing protein, with protein sequence MAGRGPRAGGGRRPSAGARETRDGESVGEAADESLVKVCDLAGRPRGTGFVADHHGTLITSHEAVDGLARLVLHGAADRTCVVSTADAVTPLPALGLALVRTEGLGAHPLPVSARDRVATGTYVRIAAGGWREARVLGTTDVTYTATDRFHLLPDALELAIGTAGSDALRLGGGAAGGPVLDRTTGAVLGVLGTALLPQPTGESAEPAGHRAAGFALPLRDRQPDGLGPLADLLARNAATVPAYGADLNLAGVLELTATSMGSDGPPGALAGFVGHTSGGLDAGAVEPVERAELARELKAFTAVRDTPAVVLGLVGAPGSGRTTELAALAARRHRDTEPAPTLWLRGADLRDEDTSVADATRRALDRAARIVAASGTYGADLGDITPERLARLAHDSDRPLLLLLDGPEEMPPRLAHRAPEWTRATEKWLQETNARLVMACRPEYWEQTGIPSPAAADTVQPVRRSRTSAFGAKGGFGGAAPEDGTGKGGGGETTPGPPHPPHHLHLTDLTEAEALRAQARYAIPPNALTPEDARHPLTLRLLSEVRAALPDTFPETAATPRLDRHDVFTAYLDLMCLRIAVRLAAENGLRGTPVRRLAARVSGQIHEAARRSLGPGQGELDRASFESVFPWGPAPARLGGGTGWASAVLTEGLLVPAGTGYRFAHEELADWIQGTHLDLDEALHALVHRRRPENGSDTAPVPVPHHRIGPVVQSLLLLARQHGDPELAHRLRELVHALDAAAASRTPASAWWATHLLTEVLRHVPDATPYIHVLRLLADHIAARRRRNRTVPPELGPSFWTALRLPEVARFDLLRRLVVGDEPRARSDQPRYLDAVAQLLAADPAAVQPLLARWFDDDRPLPATPDATVATAAQALLHTHRHRALDDLIEVLVDSAHRCGDELLAVLAEEEPSAVCRAVDRWAHDERPARRVAAVAYGPRAASHVRTEADRDLLRYAALALLARPADCTLHGGALALLVRDPRTRDRHLPQALRHFTAGDPQLPPSALVAALTTHPEPVLDAFRARLLGPEAGDALRTLADVTTPALARRVAALVREVAERHPETARHLAAYVDRRLDHGPTVRPVLLPLVTGLLDGGRAPVREALATVLAAPGAPVSHALRHELLEALLTREHDPTVLDALLRATAEGASRHGEPRTRGLVHRCGLLLVRTPDGATRFDCVLVELARRVPGFAVLVAGWLTDTPGEWAVVVGPSTRRMIENLAGVRVPA